The segment CCTTCTGCCTGATTGCAACAGTTGAAACAGGCCATTACTAGGATGGGTTAAGTCCTTCAATATCTGAACTGATCTAGACCTACATCTCCTGGTGTAAATGTCTTGTAAGGAAGGGAGAACAGACCCACAGCAGCGTTCTGCTGCATGGATCACTCTCTGAAGAGCTTTTTGGTCTTGAACGCAGCTATTCCCATACCAAGATGTAATGCTCTGTGTGGGAATGCTCTCCACAGCGCCTGAATAGAAAGTCCTGAGGATCGCAGGAGAGACCTTGAACTTCCTCAGTTGTCGAAGATGATATAGGCGCTGCCTAGCCTTTTTGGACTGGACCTGGATGTGAGCAGACCATGACAGGTCCGAGGAGATGTGGACACCAAGGTACTTAAAAGACGGCACCTTTTCCACTGAAGCTCCATTTATGATAAGAGGCTCGTAATCCCGCTGCTGACTCCTTCTAAAGTCCACCACCAGCTCCTTAGTCTTTTCCACATTCAGCTGAAGGTGGTTGTCTTGGCACCATGATGCCAGGTTCTTAACCTCATCCAAGTAGGCTGACTCATCATTATTAGTAATAAGACCCAACACCACTGTGTCATCGGCAAACTTCACAAGAGTATTAGAGCTGTGAGTAGTCACACAATCATAAGTATAGAGGGAGTACAGCAGTGGAGAGAGAACGCACCCTTGTGGTGCTCCAATATTGGTAGTAATGCTGTCCGAAACAAATCCACCCATCCTCACTACCTGAGATCTACCAGTGAGGAAATCCAGCACCCATGCACACACACGACTGTTAAGTCCTAGATCCCTCAGCTTAGTGTACAGTCTTCCTGGCACAATTGTGTTGAATGCCGAACTATAATCTATGAACAGCAGTCTAACATAATTACCCTGTTTCTTAACCACGTGGCTGAGAGTGGTGTGCAGGACGTGAGAGATGGCATCCTCTGTAGATCTATTAGAGCGGTATGCGAACTGTAACGGGTCTGTAGTAGTTAAAATAGAGGAGGAGATGATATTCTTCATTAACCTCTCAAATACCTTCATAATTCCTGAAGTCAATGCAACTGGCCGATAGTCATTCAGACATGAAGGCTTATTATTCTTGATCATAGGAACGATAATGGATCTTTTAAAACACTTAGGAACCACAGACTTTGCCAGAGACTCGTTGAAGATATAAGTGAACACACCTGCTAGCTGGTCAGCACAGCAGCGCAGCAGATGGCCGGTGATACCGTCTGGTCCCGCCGCTTTCCTGGTGTTCACTTTCTTTAGCGCGGCTCGAACATCATTCTCGGCTATGCTGAACATACATTCCTCACCAATGACGTCACCGACCTCTGTGGTCAGGCCGTAGTTAGCGCTAGCCCCCTGGCCAACCTCGAAACGGGCGTAGAACTCGTTCAGCTCGTTGACGAATGCAAATCCAAACATTAAGGGTTTAAAACAAAgggtttaaaacaaaacaaatccaaaCATTAAGGGTTTGTGTTGGGTACTCAACAAAACCAACAGCTCAATTCCTCACCAAACCCTACATGTTAACCCTCCAACAGCACATTATGCCATTATATTAGAAACTCTGTTACATAAAGTAatgaaaaaaacaattacaataaaataaacctGATGGTAATGGCAAAGTAATGACAAATTTAAGCGCTTCCTTTGGATTATAACAAAGTATGGCAAGCTCGTAACTAAAGTTGATCGAAAATTCGATCGAAAATCGATAATTTACCACCTAGAGATTTTTAAGCAAATAGAAGCAGTAGAGGAAGTTTTGACAGTGGATTTATAATAAAATGACAGGTAGTACTGGCATCAGCagcaatataattatataaataaatattgaccTGACAAAGTTGCCATTCAAATGAGTCACATCACTTGCTCATGACTGATTAAAGGTCTGTTCACACCAGGATGAATGTCGCGTGATTATCGCCGACGTTTAACACACCGTGACTAAACAAAGAGCTCCAATGTGAGTGAACACACCAACGCACAAAATGGCAGGTGTAAAagcgtaattttttttaaaaatgcctCAGGCTCTTTTTTTTGGTTTGACGCGCCACGTTAAAAATTGGCCGACCGATGAGATTGGTGCTTTTGTTCACGTGCCAGGAGCTGCTGAAGTAAAACAGTAAAACACGACTAGCCAAATCATAAAATATCATACATTATGCAGCAAATTCGAGAAAATGTTAAAAGAGAAATTGCCCTAATACAAATTTTCAAAATGACAGAACATTtaatatcaaaaaatatttaatttgctgTGGTGAGTGCTGGTATATTAACTGATGAAAGAATTGGGTGCAATAGATTTGATAAAAATGTATTTGAGTTATTTTCTTCTCATAACTATGGGATGTATCAATTATCTGCATTTTTTCCGTCATCTTTCATCATTCAACAGAACAATCATTTCTTCATCGCTGGAGGAGGAGAAGCTGCTGCTTTAAAAATACACGTTCTGTTAACAAAAAGCGTGTGAATGGGTTTAATTTCAaagatatacatttataaatgtttatgtCAAGAGCGAATGCTGGCTCTCTTCTTCTTCTGTGTGACAAGCAAGTGTCAGAAGTGTAAAGTTGCCCAGCACCACCTTGTATACAGAGGTTTTTCTGTTTTTCACTAAGCGCCATGCGAGTGAATTTGCCAGTGAAAATGGCTTGGGTTTCCTGATGAAAAACGTCTAGAAAGATGCTGGCGATAAGTGCGTGCgataattttattttgaaattaaattattGCTTCATTAGAGTAAGTTTAAATTGGAGAACTCAGTCTCTCACTCTCAGTTATTTTCAAGTCTCTGTAGGGATGATGTTCTTCTTGACATACTTCATTGCTTCATCAGCATCtatgaattattttttttgacCATAATATGAGATGCGTAATCGGGCTGGGAATAGGATGCCAAACCACACACCCTGATGATTACGCAACAATTTCCGAACCTCCGTGAATGCAGCCTTGGTCTTGGTGACGCTTGCAGTATAGTCCGGAAAGATGGCAATTGATTCACCGTTAAATCTCAGCGGAGCCTGGCTGCGTGCACGTCTCAGTACCTCGACACAGTCTTGGTGAATTTTAGCCACGATGGCACATGGTTTGCCATCCGATCTTCTTAGAGTCAGGCTTCTGTGTGAACAGTCCACAAGTACAAGTACATTGTCCAGCTGTAACGATTCTCTCAGAAGCCTCAAAACCGACACAGTAGAACTTGATCTATTCGTCTCAGCTACCCCAAGCATTCTAATGTTGCACCTTCTCTTCCTTCCCTCCATGTCTTCACATTTTCCTCTCAGCGCAATCACCTCTGCTTTCAAATCGGTTACCAAAGTCTGTAGAGTTGTCACTTTGTCAGACCACGTTGATAGTCCGCCTTCTACCTCCTTGACCTTCATTTGGTCCATCTCAGAGTGAATCGCcaccaaattattattattctttttgaCAGCTTGTATTTCACTTTTTAAGGAAACTGAAATCATCTGCAAGCGCACTTTTCAGTTTAGATTTAATAACCTCCGAGATGTCCGCTTTCAGTGAGTGAAGAATCTCTGATTTCAGGGCTACCACATCCATCCTCTCAGGGCTGTCCAGCGGGAGTGGGGTCGTTTGTGATTGGGAGACGGTAAAATTGGAAGTTTAGTTACAATTTAAGGTGGTGCATTGTATTCACTGGTCTCTGGTTCAACTTAGCAGGATATTTTCTGATTTGAAATGTGAAACTGACAGCTTTAGATATGGATAATATTGCATTTTGCACACTGTTGACTAGACGACTTATGCTAATTAATTGGAAGCAGCCATCTCCTCCAACTTATCATTAATggccctgatagcacacgtacatctcagagacgtctATTTAACATCTACAtctacatctgcaagacgtagtttgcaaatctgcaatatgtctattggacgtttTCTATCAggtgtcaaatagatgtctattagatgtctttaagatgtttatgaattagaatgtatgtaaaactgacatcttacagacgtctgcacacagcagatgctttccagatcaagagatctttaacagacatcttgcagacgtatgtTTGCTATCTGTGGTCTTTGACATACTTTTTGCCCTCAACTTGAAAAGATTAAATTTGGAGTTTGAATAAAAACCACATCTTTTTTATAAAATCTTGGAGCTCATTTCTACACAGGTTTTgggtaaaatgtgttttttttcccctcctgTTTACTTGCTTGTTTAGATGTTTTTTGTATGctttagtgatgggaagttcggataaTTCTACCGACTTGGACCTTTGAGTcgcatcacgtgacagccccacaTCAGCTTAActatgcagtctgagccggaaagagaattaaTTAGTTctcttatttattataattaaatagttCTAATTATCtcttgagtcgttcgttcatcacatgacagccccataagcttaacccagtggttcccaacctttttttccCGGGGCCCCCCCCACGTCCATAAATGACAATCGGAGCCCCCCAATTCATTGTGCATATATTCATTGTGTTATCAGAGTTTTATGTGATCACTACgaactgagatgtcagctttaaggAAGTGTTGTTTGCTCGCATTCTGCTATGAATTCATCCAGCAGCCGATGCTTgcttttctgttaagaataaTAAGATTGATATactgaaaaaaatctatataggtAACTTCAATGCaggcttttgcgggcgggagagggacaaaacatgaatcttATGGGTGGGAGTGGGACAAGATAACATATATTTCTGTGGGCGCATTACAGAATCTTTCAGGAGCAGGACTGAAAAATCCATCCCGCGCAGGTCTCTACCTCAAAGCATATCAGCTCCTGCGGACCCCAGGTTGGAACCACTGGCTTAATCTATGCAGTCTGAGCTGGTGTCATGAGAAATCCGGTCTCCACCCGGAATTGGGTCTCCATTAGGACCCAGAGTGGTCTTATTGGTTCAATTAACTTCTAATGGGTATTATTTTTAGCACCTGATTACAATTCCTGCAAAATCACGTtatatttaatatagtaaaaatgcattataatgaatagaatatacatttaacataaatacaatggatatattataaataaatgagcatttattcatctttcatatCATCTCCTAACTGAAAGAATATGTATAGAAGCAATGCTTCTGTTTATAGTATAATTACCTCATTGTATTATATGTATGTtgctttttataaaatataaaacattttttatcagTTATTACTTCTGGGATCCTAAAGGGGACCCAATTCCAGGGCGGACTCAATTTCTCACCACACCGGAAAGATAATTGATTAGTTATTCTCTTAAGCCTTCGGAtgtgagtcgttcgttcatcacatgaCAGACTCAAAACAGGTGAATAATTCCAGTACAGAACCTATAAGATGCTGTACAAATgtgcatgcgcgactgaacgaatcattCCTTGTGACGAGTAAAGATTCATTCAAAATGTATTCAGtagttcaagaacgacccatcactagtaTGCCTATATTATTGTGACTATATGTTCATAGGAATGTGGGCATTTAAAATGCTCACttatttgtgtatattttatttatttattgaactcAACTGTCATATAGTATCGACAGCCTGTGAGATCACCGATACACAATATTATCttgctaattaaattattaacttAATGTCAGAAGGAataaaatgtagcattccatTGGTTGACAGTAAACAGCACTACACATGCAGTTTGCTGACAATTCTGGACAGTATGCTTTAAATGATTGTTCATATCTAGCCTTTAGTGACAAGACAAAGGGATTTAGTTGTTATGAGAACagcattgacagcaatggttgTCCCCTCCACCATGTTTAAAGTttatgacctgcccaactcatgTCTCATTTCTGATTAGGGAAACTCCTCTTTACGATAATTctgatagcacatgaaggcagcattagtccTTCGTTTTCCCCAGTTCTTTACCCATTCTCATCAATGCTAAGTGGTTGTTGTATTTAGTTTTCTCAGTTCTTTATCCATTCTCTTCTGTGCTATGTGGTTGTTGTATTATGTTTCCTGAGATTTTGCAGACTGTTGGATTCCTTGTTTTTGCTGATCCCCTTTGTCCTTGTGCACTTTTTGCCAGCTACTTGTGACAGATTTGTCAAGTCTACTTGCTGAGTGATCTGGAGTACAATTACACTCAAAATGTGATCAATCCACTAAATATAAAGAAcattaaaacatgaaaatatgtggTTTAtattcattgtttttatttattgaagtCTAGTCATTTCAGTTGAAAGGTACTAAATGCATAATTGGTCACCACAAATAGATGAAATAAGCCCCAGAGACAGATTCTCTCcaaagacctcatcacctagacggccatcgggaCAAGACCaagggaaccagatgagtcctctgcacaatctgaaTTTTTTGCAGCCTAGAATTAAACAGCTGGCTTCGATTGTCCATAGGAGAACAGAACAATATGTCAACACACTGTTTCCCTGAAAAtactgctttgacacaatctgcattGTCAAGTCAGGTCAAGTCACCATTATTTATATAGCCATTTTAACAGTGATAGAAGTTCAGCGGTTGCATTTAcgtaataaagagaaaataaaagattCTATTACACCTCACTTTTACGGATTTATTTTACACTTTGGGTAGAATCTATTCTGATAAATCacacagtttcactgatgatccagaacATACattaaacccaggatagagcggctgagtgaatgtggtctggactgtgtggatgaggctcattgtgtcagagacgctgtagaaggacagagatcctgcactgtgatccacaaacactcctattctacCACAGCTGATGGGCTGCACAGGAAGAGCGGTCCTTATGTTATTGTGTCTGAATGAGTAAGAGGAGGGAGAGCAGAAGAAACTCCACGACTGATCGTTATATCCAAACACACATGCAAAACCCcctcccttcctgctgatgctcttatatgacactgttAAAAACACACGtccactccactcaatctcccagtaacagcgtccacacacactctctctacacaacacctgatacacatcaaatctgtctggatgatcaggatacggctgCTCTCTGTCAGTGTTAGTAATCACTCTGTTGCTCTCAGACAGATGGAGGCGTTTATTTACTGTGTTTTGATCCACAGTGAgctgatgggaatctgatggagataaaacacatACACGAGTCTCTCAGTACATCTTAACATATCTTGAGCAAATCATCATCTACATAATCAATTACAAAACTCATCATGTTTTTTTGAACCGTCTACATGAAAAGCATGAGCACAGTTTTTGGCTTACGTTGTAGAAATTCGTTCCTGTTCCGGGGAACAATGTTCGTGAATGAGACtggaaatcaacagacatgaacatttgtgtgtgtgattaTATCAAAAATGATTTGAGATGTTGGACTCATTTCTGAGGATCTTCGACCTTTACCTCTGTCAGAGATCTTTTTAAGCTCCTCTTTGCAGAAATCCTTCAGTTTGTCTCTCAGTTGACAGACACATTCTCTTATGGCATCAAAAGAGAAGAGAGAACTAAAGGGATCATCATTTACTTCTGTAGATTCAGGAGCTGCTGAGAGAGACTGGAAACTCTACCGAAAACAGAAATCCATCAGAAACACATCACCCTCACACTTCACCCAGTAACCTGCACTACTATCAGATCTCTTTAACAACCCATCTCAATCCAGCTATACTCTTCTCATAATTTTATACAATATTAGAGCTGCAGATAACAATTAACATCTGGCCCAGCTCTGGGCCAAGCAAGTAGTTACACTCGGCCCATATGCAGCAAAGAATCACGGCCCTTGTGTGGCCCAGGTCTGGACTACAGCCATGACCCACACATGAGCCAAaactggcccaaatctcagccaaatagtaacTTACGTTCTGGCCCAGATCAGTGCTGGTTATGTTTAAATAGTGCTACCTCATCTCAGCCTTCAGTCAACCACATAGATAGCAAGCCaccattgaatcaatgtcaaAAAAGTGctgatttgtgaatcttttgcaccagctattaatgttgaaaaatcgACAAACCAGTATTTGTATTCGCTTAAATGCACTCTTGATTCTTTGTACTTTAATGTTAGACTTCCTTTGTCTTTTGTAACAACGtgctaaaatatattgtttaaggCAATGGAAGCTGAGATCAGATGAGCAAGTCTACTATGATCATGTTCTTCTAGATTTATTACCTGCAGGAAATGGATGTGATCCTGTGTTTGTGAAATCTGCTCCAGCTCAGCATCTCTCAACCTCAGTtcattgatctcctgctccagttGCTCCAATTGTCCTTCAGCTCGACTCAACGCAGCCctttcctgatctctgatcatctgtgtcacctcagagcggcttctctcaatggagcggatgagctcagTGAAGATCTTCTCACTGTCCTCTACTGTTGTCTTTGCCAAGCACTGTTAGACACATAACAATCACAGGGTGAGCTTTAGCAGGACTGACAGAGGAGAGTCCAAACTGAAACCTCTCAAACTTCTTCAccagactcaccttatgagactccaTAGCCTCTCTCAGCTGATGAagatctttctctctctgctggattctCAGCTGGATTGCTCTCTGTATCTCATTCAGCTGTTCCTGGAGGAAAAAATGGATAATGCTAAATtatacagtgctttgcaaaagtattcaaaccccttaattttttttttttccacattttgttttgttgccacattatgttaaactgctttaaatacatttttttccctttacaaatttattagaaataaaaaactgaaaagatcctgttgcataagtattcatttttttctgggacactcgacatTTAGTTCAGTTGccagttaaactgtggcaaaatcatttgaatgagtctgatttagaaaggcacacacctttcAGAAAACACTGTTCCTCAGAAATATAATTTGAAGTCTAGGAGGAGTAAATCAAAACAGactgtttatttttttggttCATACCTGTTTTTCTGTCCTCTGCACTGCAGCTGATACAGTGTCATGGCTTTTATGTTCATATTTCACACACAGCGCACAAATGCATTGTTGGTCAGTGATACAGTACATGTCCAGCTGTTTCTCGTGTTCAtggcagatcatctcctgcagtcgtccagtggcTTCAGTCAAACTGTGTTTCTTGCCTTTGAAAAaactctcatgttgttcaagGTGATTGTGACAGTAAGAGTTCAGACACACCAGACAGGATTTGACGGCTTTGTATTTTCTTCCAGTGCAGACGTCACACTCcacatctccagctccagcgtAACAGTCAGCAGGAAGTTTAGTCTTCTTCAGTTTGTCCACCACTTCAGCCAGCATAGTGTTTCtagctaaagcaggtcttggactgaaggtctgtctgcactgagggcagctgtagaccCTGATCTGATCTTCCTGATCCCAGCAGCCTGTAATGCAGatcttacagtaactgtgtccacacgGAATAGCcactggatccttcaggagatccagacacactGCGCACATGAACTCATCCTGAGAAATTCTGGCTTCTGCCATTTTACTGTGTGAATACCCAGAGAGAAACAAACACACGGCAGCTTGATTACACTTCAGTTTCTCTTTCACTGAACTCAGGAGATTTATGTTTCCTGTGCAAAACAGGTGTGTCTGCAAGTCTGTGAAGCAGGTTTCTCATTCCTGCTCCTGTAGAGACACATTCCTGCTGAGTTCAGTTTTAAGCATGATCATCATACATGGCTGTAATTGCCAACTAAACTTTTAATTTGTTCTTAGAGAATTTTACCTTGACTTGTTACTATTGCAAGTTAATTGCATACTGATTAGATGAAAAGTGTCTAGCATGAAATTTTCAAATCAGTTTGCAAAGACAAAGAAATCATTGTTTTTAAAACACCAGGAACAGAAGTTAAGATATGTTAAGGAGTATTTCACCACTGACAAAATAGGCTTTCAATAAAAACTCGTCTGGCAAGTCGGCAAAGAATTTTTATACGAATTTTCAATAAAACTCGTCTGGCAAGTCGGCAAAGAATTTTTATACGAATTTTCAATAAAACTCGTCTGGCAAGTCGGCAAAGAATTTTTATACGAATTTTCAATAAAACTCGTCTGGCAAGTCGGCAAAGAATTTTTATAAGAATTTTCAATAAAACTCGTCTGGCAAGTCGGCAAAGAATTTTTATACGAATTTTCAATAAAACTCGTCTGGCAAGTCGGCAAAGAATTTTTATAAGAATTTTCAATAAAACTCGTCTGGCAAGTCGGCAAAGAATTTTTATaagaattttaaataaaactcGTCTGGCAAGTCGGCAAAGAATTTTTTACGAATTTT is part of the Garra rufa chromosome 1, GarRuf1.0, whole genome shotgun sequence genome and harbors:
- the LOC141342533 gene encoding E3 ubiquitin/ISG15 ligase TRIM25-like; protein product: MAEARISQDEFMCAVCLDLLKDPVAIPCGHSYCKICITGCWDQEDQIRVYSCPQCRQTFSPRPALARNTMLAEVVDKLKKTKLPADCYAGAGDVECDVCTGRKYKAVKSCLVCLNSYCHNHLEQHESFFKGKKHSLTEATGRLQEMICHEHEKQLDMYCITDQQCICALCVKYEHKSHDTVSAAVQRTEKQEQLNEIQRAIQLRIQQREKDLHQLREAMESHKVSLCLAKTTVEDSEKIFTELIRSIERSRSEVTQMIRDQERAALSRAEGQLEQLEQEINELRLRDAELEQISQTQDHIHFLQSFQSLSAAPESTEVNDDPFSSLFSFDAIRECVCQLRDKLKDFCKEELKKISDRGTNFYNIPISSLWIKTQ